The following are encoded together in the Serratia sp. UGAL515B_01 genome:
- a CDS encoding DUF2474 domain-containing protein yields the protein MKDKSPVTPWWKRVGWLIIIWSASVFGLFLVASLFRLLMGAAGMKPA from the coding sequence ATGAAAGATAAATCCCCTGTTACTCCCTGGTGGAAACGCGTCGGCTGGTTGATCATTATCTGGAGTGCCAGCGTCTTTGGGCTATTCTTGGTTGCTTCGTTGTTCCGCCTGCTGATGGGGGCTGCCGGGATGAAACCAGCATAA
- the cydB gene encoding cytochrome d ubiquinol oxidase subunit II — protein MGIDLPLIWFVIIVFSTMMYVVMDGFDLGIGILFPWVKDSRDRDVMMNTVAPVWDGNETWLVLGGASLFGAFPLAYSVILDALVIPLTIMLFGLIFRGVAFEFRFKAKEEKRHIWDKAFIWGSIFATFSQGIVVGAILNGFPVEGRTYAGGALDWLTPFALFCGIGLVVTYALLGCTWLVMKTEGNLQARMYRLAIPLLVTLLLILLVISLWTPIAHERIATRWFSLPNFFWLMPVPLLVLLSAWGIWHGIRHKAHYSPFLLTLLLVFLGLTGLGISIWPLLIPPSITLWQAAAPPQSLGFMLIGALFIIPIILVYTFWSYYVFRGKVNHEHGYH, from the coding sequence ATGGGTATCGATCTTCCGCTGATCTGGTTTGTGATCATCGTGTTCAGCACCATGATGTATGTGGTGATGGATGGCTTTGATTTGGGTATTGGCATCCTTTTTCCGTGGGTAAAAGACAGCCGCGACCGCGATGTGATGATGAACACAGTCGCACCAGTTTGGGATGGTAATGAAACCTGGCTGGTACTCGGCGGTGCATCTCTGTTTGGCGCTTTCCCACTGGCTTATTCGGTGATCCTTGACGCACTGGTTATCCCTCTCACCATAATGCTGTTCGGCCTGATCTTTCGTGGCGTAGCATTTGAGTTTCGTTTTAAAGCTAAAGAGGAAAAGCGTCATATCTGGGACAAGGCTTTCATCTGGGGTTCTATTTTTGCCACCTTCAGTCAAGGCATCGTTGTGGGGGCAATTCTTAACGGTTTCCCGGTTGAAGGGCGCACCTATGCAGGCGGTGCACTCGACTGGTTAACGCCGTTTGCCTTGTTTTGTGGAATAGGTCTTGTGGTGACTTATGCATTGCTAGGCTGTACATGGCTGGTGATGAAAACGGAAGGTAACCTACAGGCAAGAATGTATCGTCTAGCCATCCCACTTCTGGTGACTCTGTTACTGATCTTGCTGGTGATCAGCTTGTGGACCCCGATTGCTCACGAAAGGATTGCCACTCGCTGGTTCAGCCTGCCAAATTTTTTCTGGCTGATGCCCGTGCCGCTGTTGGTCTTACTCAGTGCATGGGGGATCTGGCACGGTATACGGCATAAAGCCCATTACTCGCCGTTTCTTTTGACGTTGCTGCTGGTGTTCCTTGGCCTTACTGGCCTTGGGATCAGCATCTGGCCATTATTGATCCCACCAAGTATTACCTTGTGGCAAGCTGCGGCACCACCGCAAAGCTTAGGTTTTATGCTAATAGGCGCACTGTTTATTATCCCGATAATTCTGGTTTACACCTTCTGGAGTTACTACGTATTTCGCGGCAAGGTGAATCACGAACACGGTTATCACTGA
- a CDS encoding cytochrome ubiquinol oxidase subunit I: protein MLGLSALELARVQFAFTVSFHIIFPAITIGLASYLAVLEGLWLKTGNQTYRDLYHFWSKIFAVNFGMGVVSGLVMSFQFGTNWSFFSQFAGSITGPLLAYEVLTAFFLEAGFLGVMLFGWNRVGPGLHFFATCMVALGTLVSTFWILSSNSWMQTPQGHEIVNGIAVPVSWLQVVFNPSFPYRLLHMTTAAFLSSAFFIGASAAWHLLRGRDTQAMRKMLSMAMWMALIVAPIQAILGDIHGLNTLKYQPAKIAAMEGHWENKPGEATPLILFGWPDMQREETRFKLEIPKLGSLILTHSLTEQVPALKSFPPEDRPNSTVVFWTFRIMVALGILMIVAGFWSLWLRWRGRLYDSRPFLHFVLWMGPSGILAILAGWFTTEIGRQPWVVYGLLRTKDAVSAHGELQMSISLLAFIVIYCSVFGVGFSYMMRLIRKGPQENEGEEKSVEGRPSRPLSAVKEDLDDRS from the coding sequence ATGTTAGGCCTTAGCGCGTTAGAACTGGCGAGAGTTCAATTCGCCTTCACAGTCTCTTTTCACATCATCTTTCCAGCTATCACCATTGGTCTTGCCAGCTACTTGGCGGTGCTGGAGGGTCTATGGCTGAAAACGGGCAACCAGACTTACCGCGACCTGTACCACTTCTGGTCAAAGATTTTTGCGGTCAATTTCGGTATGGGAGTCGTTTCTGGCCTGGTGATGTCCTTTCAGTTTGGTACCAACTGGAGTTTTTTCTCCCAGTTTGCCGGCAGTATTACCGGGCCGTTGCTCGCCTATGAAGTACTGACTGCGTTTTTCCTGGAAGCGGGTTTCTTGGGAGTGATGCTCTTCGGTTGGAACCGGGTCGGCCCGGGCTTGCATTTCTTCGCTACCTGCATGGTGGCACTCGGGACGCTGGTTTCCACATTCTGGATCCTATCTTCCAACAGTTGGATGCAGACACCACAGGGTCATGAAATCGTTAACGGTATTGCCGTTCCGGTTAGTTGGCTGCAAGTGGTGTTCAATCCCTCATTCCCTTACCGCCTGTTGCACATGACCACTGCGGCGTTTTTATCATCAGCTTTCTTTATTGGTGCATCGGCAGCTTGGCACCTGCTGCGTGGCCGAGATACACAGGCAATGCGCAAGATGCTATCGATGGCGATGTGGATGGCATTGATCGTCGCCCCTATTCAAGCGATTCTTGGTGATATTCACGGCCTGAACACACTGAAATATCAACCAGCTAAAATCGCTGCAATGGAAGGCCACTGGGAGAACAAACCGGGGGAAGCCACTCCGTTGATCCTGTTTGGTTGGCCTGATATGCAGCGTGAAGAAACACGTTTTAAACTCGAAATCCCTAAGCTTGGTAGCCTGATCTTAACCCACAGCCTTACCGAGCAGGTACCAGCATTGAAATCATTTCCGCCAGAAGATCGGCCTAACTCCACCGTGGTGTTCTGGACATTCCGCATCATGGTAGCACTGGGTATTTTGATGATCGTGGCAGGTTTCTGGAGCCTATGGTTGCGTTGGCGTGGACGGCTTTATGATTCCAGACCTTTCCTCCATTTCGTTCTGTGGATGGGGCCGTCGGGTATACTAGCGATACTGGCAGGGTGGTTTACCACTGAAATTGGACGCCAACCTTGGGTAGTGTATGGACTACTGCGCACCAAAGATGCCGTTTCTGCCCATGGCGAACTGCAGATGAGTATCAGCCTGTTAGCATTTATTGTGATCTACTGCTCAGTGTTTGGTGTCGGTTTTTCTTACATGATGCGGCTTATCCGTAAAGGGCCACAAGAGAATGAGGGTGAAGAGAAAAGTGTCGAAGGGCGTCCTTCACGGCCGCTTTCGGCGGTTAAAGAAGACCTGGACGATAGGAGCTGA